The sequence GCATGACGTGCTTCCATAAGACTAAAACTTGCATTATAATACACACTATCTCCATCACCATATGCATGTGTTTTAACCTAACCAATTTCTACATTCCTTTCATGTTTCAACAAAAAGTCTCATTTCTTACGAaatcaaaacattttcaatCACTTCCCATTTCCCAATAAGGGGGAAATTTCATTTGCATGTACATTAGCCTCATCTCAAACTACTTAGTTTAGGacaaataacaatataaatGATTAGTTCCTTGAAATTAGGTACTAATATTGTTAAATTGCCATTTATGCAAAAGCAAGATTCCAACCTTGCCGTGAAAACAGCTAGAATAaggatttttatttgttctttacCTTTACGTACAAGGAATATATGCAATGCACTCTAACAATTCCCAAGTATTGCTTTACTTGTGGGATATCCTACCTTAGCTATATTATCttgtttaattataaataataattctcataaaagaataataacatCGCTTAAACCATTTTAACACCACATGAATTGCCAATGTCAAGTTGTCAACATACGTACAAGTCTCTAATTAGACTGATCAAAGCTCAAAATTAGATAATTATTAGGCACATCAAGTCCAACCTAAAATTACATGGAAAGAAATAGTCTCGATTTGGGTTGCGACTTAAAAGTAGTTATATATTGTTTTACCAATATATATAGCACAACTTTACTTTTTCATTCTCATAAAATTAACACCATTTtcttataaagaaaaaagacaagGAAATATACGTAAATAATACTCGTCTTACTTATTTGTTTGTCGCAGAATCCTAGACAATATTGTGCATTGAACAAACAAGATAATGGAGCTAAGGTAGGGCGCTTGACATTCACGTAAACTCAATAATTTTGTTGATATTTGTTATGATTTAATAAGTTATGTGTGTTAGTTCGAATGGATAATTATATGTATTAATAAGTTCAAAATTAGGTATAGATCATGAAATAGAGTTTTTCTACACCTGAAATTAACATCTAAAGCCAAGATTATGAGCGTTCgaaattttacttatttacaaTTACACTAGTCTCTAGAAAAATGGGTACACATTGATTTTCATATGTCATGGCTGACTAATTAATTACGTACTAAAAATACTTTCTTCGTCCACTTTAATTTGTCATGTTGAGGTTTTCGAGAGtctatttgattaatttttaaaattaaatttgattacattaattcgatattttaaataaaaacttagatattcaaaaactttaTGAATAGTATTACAAATTACGattttttacatatcaatataattaaaaaatatatcttaaattattaatcaataatttataatttaactttaaaaataaaaaaaaaatagtaaactaagaaaatattaatttattattaatataaattttatattctgAATCCATCCACAACGTGCTAGCATAAGCCTACAACTTAGCATTATAATACACACGACATGTGCTATTCGTAAGACTTCCATTGGACTACACACTAACCAATTTCAACACTCCTTTCAACAAAAGTCTCTAATCTTGCGTAATGAAACCATTTTCAAACCtcggaaaaaaaaatttacccagaaaatattatcaaaatttagtcagaatgatattttatttatattattttaccttttcaaatatttttatcattttaactttaatatattttaattaaaaaaataagatgagtttattttaaaattgaaaaaaaattataatttttttaattttctgattaAATTTTCTGGCAATTTAGCGTTACCCTTTCAACCACTTCCAACAAGGTAACTTCATTCTGATTATTCACATTTGTATCATCTCTAACTTCTAACAAAAAGACACGCGTGTTGTTTAAACGTATATTGCTTACTTTAATGCTAATATTTTAACTTTCCCATCCACTAATTAAAACAGAAAGAATAAGGGTTTTCTTTACCTTTACGTACAAGGTTGAGAAAATGCAATTTTCAAATATTGCTTTTACTTAGCTTGTAGGACACCGATATATTTTtaacttgatatattaataaaatacaattGTTGAAAAATTCACTTTCTGTAATGTCCCGATCAAACTAGAAGTTACCAAAAAATCACTGAATCGTTTAAGAAAGAAAGTCAATTATATAAGAGAAGCCCAACGTGTATGATTTAGCGGAAGCATTTGCAAAAATGGCCTTTTGTGAGGCCACAATTTAAAGAGTAACATCAAGAAAGGCCAAACGATGTAAATAATCCAAAGGATGGACCTACCCTTTTTGGCCCAACAAAACTTTCACTTCGGGCTGCCATTAGTCTAACTTGAATTACTCTACTTTGAAATCCAAGCCCAAACATATTACCCACCAAAAAACTTCATACAATTGTATGGAGTCATTTGGTAGCTAGATAAAGGAAAAATGCACCGCCTTTATCTATGcttgaaatctcagagacacacttatactatactaaggtcctaataccccctaaacttattttataagtaattttctatcccttttcgacctacgtggcactagcttttaaaaaaaaatcaaccaacgttggacccacaagatagtgtcatgtaggccgaaaaggggtagaaaattattaataaaataagttcagggggtaataggaccttagtataatataagtgtgtctctgagatttcaggcataAGTTGAGGGGGGAGTTATCCATGCATTAATTTCcgtataactaatacatgtgTAGAGGAaatctatgtattattttatgcatGATAGAAGGTGGAATAACTAACACACGCGTAACATAAAACATAGATTCACTCATAACTAATATgtacatatattattaatactatTAATACGTGCATAACTCTAACCAGCTACCAAACTACCCCTATGGGTTTACAAATGGACAGAAGAGAAACTAGAGATAATGTGAATCAAGAATTCACTTAGGCCCAAACATCACCCTCTTTTTAATTGGTTACACAACAGTTAAAAGGAAAAGCTCCACCATCTTTTTATTGGAGTGGAAAAACATGGTGTAGATCATACTAGTTCTAATTAATGACAGTAAATACATAACCCTAACTCCTAAAGACGTGCAAGAAAGTTGCACTGGTTTTTACTACACATATTTAGGTTTAGCACACTATAGGATATACACATGTATTTATGAAATTAGGGAAACAATTAAGAGGAAACCGGCGATCAAGAAAAGCACCTTCATAAAGAACTTAGTCCAATCTAGGTGGTTAGAGTGATGGAAACCATGAGCATAACCTCCGTGAAATGAACCAGAAAAGAGGTATGGAACTCCGCTAGTCGCCCCATAAACAgtagcatcatgaaatccatgTACATTATTTAGACTAAACAAAGCTGGAATAGCTCCAACAAGAGCAGATAATGTTGAGTTTTCAAACCTTGCACTCGGCATGGGCATGGACATGAGTCCCCCTACGGAATCAAATTCATCATGTCGGAGGTAGTCCATATCTACAGCTGGAGCGGTTTGAGGTCTCTGCCCCACTGGACGTTTAGGAATATTGATTCCCGGTCTTAACCGAGATCTTGGGTCAGAACTTGCTTTGCCTCGTCCATATATTGGAACCAACTTGTGCTCTTCTATGAGAGCCTTACATATTGGACACTCGTGGGAATGTGAATGAACTTGTAACCATTCGTAAAGGCATGGCCAACAATAAAGGTGTCCACAAAGAGTCACTATAGGATCTTGAGCTAATTCAAAGCAGATATTGCATTCAAAATCACCAGAGTCAGAATTCATATCTGCTGAATGCAAAGCATCCAATGATCCACCTGCCCTATAATCCATATCCACAAACCAAGAATCAAAAACCTGCCATCAAATCATAACCGGAGGCCAGACTTCAAATAACCTAGATACATCACGGAACGAAATGACAAGAAAGAAGGCAGAGCGGAAAATGTTAACCAGTCGTAATGTGTCCATTTACATAGGACCACGAACAATAACATAAATGTCCTTCCAGagaagaaatgaaaatttataaataatataatagtagTATGTCACACTCCTATCCAAGGCCTCAAAGTTTTTTAATCTCAAGTTATTAGACAGTAGAGCTTGGGATATTGAAGAACCTAACATGGAGCAATTTCCATACTATTTTACTTTCAAAGGTGTAAACATCAACTTATTCAGATAACTTACTGCTTACCCTCCTCTTCAACTATCTTCCTACTGAAATGCTAAGTAAGACATAGTCTACTACAGGGCTGTGCCCTCTATAAGTTCCTTTTTATAATGAAGCATTGCTTCTCAAAAAGAAAGGATTTTTCCATGAATGATTGATTATCAACTTTCACTATAATGTTGATCATCTAACTTCTTTAATACTAATACCAATAAAAAAAAGCAATGATAAAGTACCCacaagaaaaaattagaaacCCCTATTTAAGACAAAATTCCAAAACAAGATCCCAGCATAGTTGAACTTGAACCCACCAAAATTTATTACTAGGATGTCAATTCAAACATTATTTACTTCATTTCCCCATAATTAATCTTGTCAAACATTCTGGGTAGTTAACAATCAAATTCTCTTACCTAAAAACTGGcaaaaaagaagcagcaaaACAGATCTAATCATAACCGAGCAAAATAGTACAATATTTGACACAGTAAGCTAAAACAGAAAGAGATAATCCACCTGGAATCAGAGAGGAGGAATGTTGAAGGAGCAAATGGATGACAGACACTACATGAGATGAAAAGGGAATTTGGAATGGGTTTGGCTGATACcataaagtgatttttttttttgtcagtTCTATTGTCGGTAGGTGCCTAATTTTACTAGTCACCTATTACCTATACTCACTAATGATCTGCTTAGCTAGTTTTGTCAATCTTAATTAATCAAACATGGTCCCTCCAACGTTTTCGTGAACATAATTTCGTGGAAGGTATGTCGGTAATGCCTTTCTTAGTATAACAAATCTAAGTTCATTATTGATTTCAATATAATGTATCaatcaattaaagaaaaatactcAATTATGAATTGTCTATTAGTGAATTATAACACTTTGATAATTG comes from Solanum pennellii chromosome 1, SPENNV200 and encodes:
- the LOC107010374 gene encoding E3 ubiquitin ligase rnf-5-like isoform X2, translated to MDYRAGGSLDALHSADMNSDSGDFECNICFELAQDPIVTLCGHLYCWPCLYEWLQVHSHSHECPICKALIEEHKLVPIYGRGKASSDPRSRLRPGINIPKRPVGQRPQTAPAVDMDYLRHDEFDSVGGLMSMPMPSARFENSTLSALVGAIPALFSLNNVHGFHDATVYGATSGVPYLFSGSFHGGYAHGFHHSNHLDWTKFFMKVLFLIAGFLLIVSLIS
- the LOC107010374 gene encoding E3 ubiquitin ligase rnf-5-like isoform X1, whose amino-acid sequence is MVSAKPIPNSLFISCSVCHPFAPSTFLLSDSRAGGSLDALHSADMNSDSGDFECNICFELAQDPIVTLCGHLYCWPCLYEWLQVHSHSHECPICKALIEEHKLVPIYGRGKASSDPRSRLRPGINIPKRPVGQRPQTAPAVDMDYLRHDEFDSVGGLMSMPMPSARFENSTLSALVGAIPALFSLNNVHGFHDATVYGATSGVPYLFSGSFHGGYAHGFHHSNHLDWTKFFMKVLFLIAGFLLIVSLIS
- the LOC107010374 gene encoding E3 ubiquitin ligase rnf-5-like isoform X3, with amino-acid sequence MNSDSGDFECNICFELAQDPIVTLCGHLYCWPCLYEWLQVHSHSHECPICKALIEEHKLVPIYGRGKASSDPRSRLRPGINIPKRPVGQRPQTAPAVDMDYLRHDEFDSVGGLMSMPMPSARFENSTLSALVGAIPALFSLNNVHGFHDATVYGATSGVPYLFSGSFHGGYAHGFHHSNHLDWTKFFMKVLFLIAGFLLIVSLIS